The stretch of DNA CACAAATGCAGAAGGCTGCCCAATAACAAAGCCATAAAAAACGAGAAAACAACTCCAGGAAGGGTCATCTTAATACTCCTTGAAAACCATCCATTTGATCGCAGTCACCAGGTTCGTTTGATAATTCCGCCGCCCAGGCAAACTTCATCCTGGTAAAGGACTGCAAATTGTCCGGGGGTGATCCCACGCAGCGGCTGATTAAATTCTAACCGAAATTCATCCATTGACGCCTCCTTCAGCTTTGCAGATACAGGGTTAGCCCGGTAGCGGATCATAACCTGGTATTGACCGCCTTCTTCAGGTGGCAAACCAGAAATCCAGTTCGACCTCGCGGTTTGAAGATGCTTGTTACCAGCATCTTTTGCATAACCAACGATCAAACGATTTGTCTGCGCGTCTTTGTCGATTACAAAATACGGCTCAGATGCCGCTATCCGGATTCCTCGACGCTGACCGATGGTATAAAAAGCCAGTCCCTGGTGCTCTCCCAGGACCTCGCCTGCCAGGTTGACAATCTCACCCGGTGCAGCAGCTTCAGGCGCATGCCTTTGCAGGAAAGCGCGGTAATCTTCATTTCGTAAAAAGCACAGGTCCTGGCTCTCTTTCTGGCCTGCCACAGATAAATTCAACGCGCCGGCAAGCCTGCGGACATCGGCTTTTGTCAGGT from Brevefilum fermentans encodes:
- the mnmA gene encoding tRNA 2-thiouridine(34) synthase MnmA, producing MKSVKHVYVALSGGVDSAVAAVRLLEAGYRVTAIFMQTWHDPHARTVADSELEQAEVAASTAKKIGVPFICLDVREKFYRVVIRSFIEQYLSGLTPNPCLFCNPQIKWGLLQEYALDQGADYFATGHYARLKPTTNGKVELFRGFDRGKDQSYVLAMLSQHQLSRSLLPLGDLTKADVRRLAGALNLSVAGQKESQDLCFLRNEDYRAFLQRHAPEAAAPGEIVNLAGEVLGEHQGLAFYTIGQRRGIRIAASEPYFVIDKDAQTNRLIVGYAKDAGNKHLQTARSNWISGLPPEEGGQYQVMIRYRANPVSAKLKEASMDEFRLEFNQPLRGITPGQFAVLYQDEVCLGGGIIKRTW